A single window of Rubripirellula lacrimiformis DNA harbors:
- a CDS encoding TAT-variant-translocated molybdopterin oxidoreductase has product MTLNHTEPSSPETTQEKARPQYWRSLSEFRGGEEFEQYLDREFPVAASEFPEGVSRRRWMQLMGASLALVGAAGCRYPEEEILPFVIRPEGRVPGETYSRATNFELAGRVYNLLVTSFDGRPLKIEPNGDHPGGGGTDVFSQASILGLYDPDRARGDAGFLLRRGGENREPLGWDAFESFGQSLVKSAASNAGGSKFAVLMSPTHSPSTVRMLKSLRKKMPKATLCRFDSVSGDAMAQATATVFGKPAKQVLSLDQADVVLTLEADVLGKDKAMITAARSFAKRRDPVAGDMNRLYVVEGGYTGTGASADTRLALQPSQMPAFLAELGRRVEALAGEDQADHSGEGDKPFNELGPAERLERFLDVAAHDIAAAGDKAVVVVGEALGAKAVAAGIRMNQKLGSLGKSQSFMPAVDAELGESVGLKDLVAKINAGDIDSLLILGDNPVFTAPGDVDLAGAIAKVDNSIYLGEYDDETGYACKWSLPLAHPLESWGDVVGDDGHYGVCQPQILPLLGGRTTPEVLAAMLGDGETDAMAIVRRTADELAGSAMSDRQWRSLLHDGYAEGVVVASDLQPQGEGEALTADAPVAVTEPNKDAMEVLFVPADGLYDGRFANNGWLQELPQSLTKMCWDNAAVMSPATARTLGVKHELAAALRVGDAKIELPVYEMPGLAPGVVVATIGYGRTRAGMVGGSLAKDVPIVGIDVSPLRSIDSMQVAYGVEGRPRYEDTEIATTQDHWAIDEGGRNETQQRSFTLVREGTTALLEKVPEFAESKGPHVPKVGRAGSPWDEPINTIQIEKPDLPQWGMSIDLTKCIGCNACVVACQSENNVPIVGREQVLNSREMHWIRIDRYFQGDEDNADVVQEPVACMHCETAPCEQVCPVAATVHTDEGLNAMAYNRCIGTRYCANNCPFKVRRFNYFNYNSDVGVGYGVDAYPSNIESANRKLQALVMNPDVTVRGRGVMEKCTYCVQRIEKGKITARKEDRRIQDGDIVTACQSACPTRAIDFGDIQDPNSVVSKKRADVRSYGMLGQLNVKPRTEYLARVRNTPKRLMTAAQLNDLATLKAPHHGDHDSEGHGHDGHAGHGHDEHGHDEHGHEEHADGDHKE; this is encoded by the coding sequence ATGACCCTGAACCACACGGAACCTTCGAGTCCCGAAACCACCCAGGAAAAGGCACGCCCGCAGTATTGGCGCAGTCTGTCTGAGTTCCGTGGCGGCGAAGAGTTCGAACAGTATCTCGATCGTGAATTTCCCGTCGCAGCGTCCGAGTTCCCCGAAGGCGTTTCTCGCCGTCGCTGGATGCAGTTGATGGGGGCGTCGTTGGCGCTGGTCGGTGCGGCCGGTTGTCGCTATCCCGAAGAAGAAATTCTGCCGTTTGTGATCCGTCCCGAAGGGCGTGTCCCCGGCGAAACCTATAGCCGTGCCACCAATTTCGAATTGGCCGGTCGCGTTTATAACCTGTTGGTCACCAGCTTTGACGGTCGTCCGTTGAAGATTGAACCCAATGGCGATCATCCCGGTGGCGGCGGAACAGACGTCTTTTCGCAGGCCTCGATCCTGGGTCTGTACGATCCCGATCGTGCTCGCGGTGACGCCGGTTTCTTGCTGCGTCGCGGTGGAGAGAATCGCGAACCGCTGGGCTGGGATGCGTTTGAATCCTTTGGTCAGTCGCTGGTTAAATCCGCTGCGTCGAATGCCGGCGGATCTAAGTTTGCCGTGCTGATGTCGCCCACTCATTCGCCGTCGACCGTGCGGATGCTGAAATCGCTGCGGAAGAAAATGCCGAAGGCGACGCTGTGTCGTTTTGATTCGGTTTCGGGCGACGCGATGGCCCAGGCCACTGCAACCGTATTCGGTAAGCCTGCCAAGCAGGTGTTGTCGCTGGATCAGGCGGATGTCGTCCTGACTCTGGAAGCCGATGTCCTGGGCAAGGACAAGGCGATGATCACCGCGGCTCGCAGTTTTGCGAAGCGGCGTGATCCTGTTGCTGGCGATATGAACCGTCTGTATGTCGTCGAAGGCGGATACACCGGTACGGGAGCGAGTGCTGATACGCGATTGGCGCTTCAGCCTAGCCAAATGCCGGCCTTCTTGGCTGAACTTGGGCGTCGTGTCGAAGCCTTGGCTGGGGAAGATCAAGCGGATCATTCGGGCGAAGGCGACAAGCCGTTCAACGAACTCGGCCCCGCCGAACGTTTGGAACGGTTCTTGGACGTTGCTGCCCACGACATTGCGGCGGCAGGCGATAAAGCGGTTGTCGTGGTCGGCGAAGCCTTGGGTGCCAAAGCCGTTGCTGCTGGCATTCGTATGAATCAAAAGCTGGGTTCGTTGGGCAAGTCCCAATCGTTCATGCCAGCGGTGGACGCCGAGTTGGGCGAATCGGTCGGGTTGAAGGACCTGGTTGCCAAGATCAATGCTGGCGATATCGATTCGCTGCTGATTCTGGGCGACAACCCAGTCTTCACGGCACCCGGCGATGTCGATCTGGCTGGCGCGATCGCCAAGGTCGACAATTCGATCTACCTGGGTGAATACGACGACGAAACTGGATATGCCTGCAAGTGGTCGCTGCCGTTGGCGCACCCGCTGGAATCCTGGGGCGACGTGGTGGGTGACGATGGCCATTATGGCGTCTGTCAGCCTCAGATTTTGCCACTGCTGGGCGGCCGAACGACTCCCGAAGTCTTGGCTGCGATGTTGGGTGATGGCGAAACCGACGCGATGGCAATCGTTCGTCGCACTGCCGATGAATTGGCTGGTTCGGCCATGAGTGATCGTCAATGGCGATCGCTGCTGCACGACGGTTATGCCGAAGGCGTTGTCGTGGCATCGGATCTTCAGCCCCAAGGCGAAGGCGAAGCATTGACCGCCGACGCACCGGTTGCGGTTACCGAGCCAAACAAAGACGCGATGGAAGTCCTGTTTGTTCCGGCCGATGGCTTGTACGACGGACGCTTTGCAAACAATGGTTGGCTGCAGGAATTGCCTCAGTCGCTGACCAAGATGTGCTGGGACAATGCTGCGGTGATGAGCCCAGCGACCGCCCGGACCCTTGGCGTGAAGCACGAATTGGCCGCCGCCCTGCGAGTCGGTGATGCAAAAATCGAATTGCCGGTTTACGAAATGCCCGGTCTAGCGCCTGGCGTGGTTGTCGCAACCATCGGTTACGGTCGAACCCGAGCCGGTATGGTCGGTGGCAGCCTAGCCAAAGACGTGCCTATTGTCGGCATCGACGTTTCGCCGCTGCGAAGCATCGATTCGATGCAGGTCGCTTATGGCGTCGAAGGTCGGCCTCGTTACGAAGACACCGAGATCGCGACCACCCAGGATCACTGGGCGATCGACGAAGGCGGCCGCAACGAAACTCAGCAGCGAAGCTTTACCCTGGTCCGCGAAGGCACCACGGCATTGCTGGAAAAAGTGCCTGAGTTTGCTGAATCCAAGGGCCCTCACGTGCCCAAGGTTGGCCGTGCTGGATCACCGTGGGACGAACCGATCAACACGATCCAGATCGAAAAGCCCGACTTGCCCCAGTGGGGAATGTCGATCGACTTGACCAAGTGCATCGGCTGCAACGCCTGTGTCGTGGCTTGTCAAAGCGAAAACAACGTTCCGATCGTCGGTCGCGAACAGGTCTTGAACAGTCGCGAAATGCACTGGATCCGGATCGACCGTTACTTCCAAGGCGATGAAGACAACGCCGACGTGGTTCAAGAACCGGTCGCGTGCATGCACTGTGAAACCGCACCGTGTGAACAGGTTTGTCCTGTTGCCGCGACGGTTCACACCGACGAAGGCCTCAACGCGATGGCCTACAACCGATGCATCGGGACTCGGTACTGTGCCAACAACTGTCCGTTCAAAGTTCGCCGCTTCAATTACTTCAACTACAACTCGGACGTTGGGGTTGGCTACGGTGTCGATGCTTATCCAAGCAACATCGAAAGTGCCAATCGCAAGCTGCAGGCGTTGGTGATGAATCCGGACGTGACCGTTCGCGGTCGTGGTGTGATGGAAAAATGCACCTACTGTGTCCAACGGATCGAAAAGGGCAAAATCACCGCACGCAAAGAAGATCGTCGTATCCAAGATGGCGACATCGTCACCGCGTGTCAGTCGGCTTGCCCGACCCGAGCGATCGACTTTGGCGATATCCAAGACCCCAACTCGGTTGTGTCGAAGAAGCGAGCCGACGTTCGCAGTTACGGGATGCTTGGCCAGTTGAACGTCAAGCCGCGTACCGAATATCTCGCTCGCGTTCGAAACACGCCTAAGCGGTTGATGACGGCAGCTCAGTTGAATGATCTGGCGACTTTGAAGGCGCCTCATCATGGCGACCACGATTCCGAAGGTCACGGCCACGATGGCCATGCCGGTCATGGGCATGACGAACACGGGCATGACGAACATGGGCATGAAGAACATGCTGATGGCGATCACAAAGAATAA
- a CDS encoding cytochrome c3 family protein: MQRFLFPRWVNPLLGLLAVAAAAGAVFAGAMGGLLTDPVTLNIGYQPTQPVPFSHAIHAGQLKMDCRYCHNTVFDAAHAAIPPTATCVNCHSPANDQGVTSLAAVHSESAKLAPIRESWETGRSMAWKRVHNLPEFVYFNHAAHVNSGVSCKSCHGRVDQMEVVYQHEELSMAWCITCHRNPEPHLRPKEFVTKLDWEFESPEAQAEFAKEWREEHHINPQVHCAVCHR, translated from the coding sequence ATGCAACGGTTCTTGTTTCCTCGCTGGGTCAATCCGCTTCTGGGCTTACTGGCGGTTGCTGCTGCAGCAGGCGCCGTCTTCGCCGGTGCGATGGGCGGACTTTTGACGGACCCTGTCACGCTGAACATTGGGTATCAGCCGACTCAACCGGTCCCCTTCAGTCACGCGATCCACGCCGGTCAGCTGAAGATGGACTGCCGGTACTGTCACAACACGGTCTTCGACGCTGCTCATGCGGCGATCCCGCCGACGGCAACCTGCGTCAATTGCCATTCGCCGGCAAATGACCAAGGTGTGACCTCGCTTGCCGCGGTCCATTCCGAAAGTGCAAAGCTTGCACCGATTCGCGAGAGCTGGGAAACCGGCCGCAGCATGGCTTGGAAACGAGTCCATAACCTGCCCGAATTCGTGTACTTCAACCACGCCGCCCACGTCAATTCGGGCGTCAGTTGTAAGTCCTGTCACGGACGCGTCGACCAGATGGAAGTGGTCTATCAGCACGAAGAGTTGTCGATGGCATGGTGCATCACCTGTCACCGCAATCCCGAGCCGCACCTGCGTCCCAAGGAATTTGTGACCAAGTTGGACTGGGAGTTTGAGTCGCCCGAGGCTCAAGCCGAGTTCGCCAAAGAGTGGCGTGAAGAACACCACATCAATCCGCAAGTTCACTGCGCTGTCTGTCACCGCTAG
- a CDS encoding type III PLP-dependent enzyme has protein sequence MQSTSMQTDILTPQLLRSAQSVLSFDQARELGERHGTPLLVVSKSKLVQTYRTMRDHLPGVELFYAAKANPNPFVLQTLYEEGCSVDVCSHGELIAAKQAGFDPAGMLHTHPCKTRQNLLDCYNEGVRLFVFDNEPELDKIKTHTPDVQLLLRLAMSADSSLINLSAKFGAHPREVVGLLVAARSRGLNVKGFSFHVGSQCLNPGDYRRVLERVRQCWDEAAEMGFELEVLDIGGGFPAPYRDSEMMTLATYCDSVSASLSEVFGDLPIRLIAEPGRGLVAECVTLVTQVLGKNLRSGLNWYIIDDGIYGSFSGKIFDHVDYNVIAENPFGRPLHPCVLAGPTCDSSDVVARDQMLPEMNVGDLLLVPTMGAYAGASACPFNGLPVAGSAMIA, from the coding sequence GTGCAATCCACTTCTATGCAAACCGATATCCTGACACCGCAGTTGCTGCGGTCTGCCCAAAGCGTTCTCTCTTTTGATCAAGCACGCGAATTGGGTGAACGACATGGGACTCCACTGTTGGTGGTTTCTAAGTCGAAATTGGTTCAAACCTATCGAACCATGCGCGACCACCTGCCAGGAGTCGAATTGTTTTACGCAGCCAAGGCGAATCCCAATCCCTTTGTGTTGCAGACTTTGTATGAAGAAGGATGCTCCGTGGACGTCTGTTCGCACGGGGAGCTGATCGCCGCCAAGCAAGCTGGGTTCGATCCAGCTGGGATGCTGCACACGCACCCCTGCAAGACCCGTCAAAATTTGCTGGATTGCTACAACGAAGGTGTCCGCCTGTTCGTGTTCGACAATGAACCCGAACTGGACAAAATCAAGACTCACACGCCCGATGTGCAGTTGTTGCTAAGGTTGGCAATGAGCGCCGACAGCAGCCTGATCAACCTTTCGGCCAAGTTTGGCGCGCACCCTCGCGAAGTGGTCGGCCTGTTGGTCGCCGCGCGATCCCGAGGTTTGAACGTCAAGGGATTCTCGTTCCATGTGGGATCCCAGTGCTTGAACCCAGGGGACTACCGCCGCGTTCTAGAGCGGGTGCGGCAATGCTGGGACGAAGCTGCGGAGATGGGGTTTGAACTGGAAGTGTTGGACATCGGCGGCGGCTTTCCCGCACCCTACCGGGACAGCGAGATGATGACGCTGGCGACCTACTGTGACTCGGTCTCTGCAAGTCTTTCCGAGGTGTTCGGTGACTTGCCGATCCGGTTGATCGCCGAACCTGGGCGCGGCCTGGTTGCCGAATGCGTGACCTTGGTGACACAGGTGTTGGGCAAAAATCTGCGTTCCGGATTGAATTGGTACATCATCGACGACGGTATCTACGGATCGTTCTCGGGAAAAATCTTTGACCATGTGGACTACAACGTGATCGCGGAAAATCCGTTCGGTCGGCCGCTTCATCCCTGTGTGTTGGCGGGCCCAACCTGCGACAGCAGCGATGTTGTCGCGCGTGATCAGATGTTGCCCGAGATGAATGTCGGCGATCTGTTGCTGGTTCCCACCATGGGTGCCTATGCCGGGGCCAGTGCCTGTCCGTTCAACGGGTTGCCGGTTGCCGGTTCGGCCATGATCGCCTAA
- a CDS encoding sulfatase family protein: MAGPGHSDLLAAQDASRPLNVLVLYADDLGFGDLSIQNPKSKIPTPGLDSLARSAMRFTDGHSSSGICTPSRYAMLTGRHHWRDFHGIVNAFGKSVFDPDRLTMPEMMQQAGYRTAAIGKWHLGWDWDAVKRPGAKPMGKGRKAGFGPDAFDWDKAIPDGPTAHGFDSYFGDSVINFPPYGWIENDRVVTAPDQIMDTSKWKPIKEGNWECRPGPMVAGWDPYQVLPTITQRGIDFIHQQKDSDQPFFLYFAFPSPHAPIIPNDSFDGKSQAGPYGDFVCETDDSVGRLLAALEQSGQSQNTIVIFSADNGPEKYAYARDQKFDHWSSAPLRGLKRDVYEGGHHVPMIIRWPGVTQAGQVNDALVSQIDLMATLAGYLNVDLPADAAEDSHDLMPLLTGQAESVRQEHVHNTFDGQYAIRSGPWLLVDAKNGYRSQRDQAWETKHGYAADDDQPAELYHLGNDIGQRHNLAADHPEKVSRLRAKLQQIRDAGKSAPRLAN; the protein is encoded by the coding sequence ATGGCAGGACCGGGTCATTCCGACTTGCTGGCCGCCCAGGACGCTAGCCGACCGTTGAACGTGCTGGTGCTGTACGCCGACGACTTGGGATTTGGCGACCTCTCGATTCAAAACCCCAAATCCAAGATCCCCACACCCGGCCTCGACTCGCTGGCGCGTTCGGCGATGCGATTCACCGACGGACACTCGTCTTCGGGAATCTGCACCCCCAGCCGCTATGCGATGCTGACCGGCCGGCACCATTGGCGAGACTTTCATGGGATCGTGAACGCTTTTGGAAAATCGGTGTTTGATCCGGACCGGCTGACGATGCCCGAGATGATGCAACAGGCCGGCTACCGGACGGCCGCGATTGGGAAGTGGCACCTGGGTTGGGACTGGGACGCCGTCAAACGACCGGGAGCCAAACCGATGGGCAAAGGACGCAAAGCGGGATTCGGGCCGGACGCATTCGATTGGGACAAAGCGATCCCGGACGGGCCGACGGCGCATGGGTTCGACAGCTACTTTGGCGATTCGGTGATCAACTTCCCACCCTACGGCTGGATCGAAAACGATCGCGTCGTCACCGCCCCCGACCAGATCATGGACACGTCGAAATGGAAACCGATCAAAGAGGGCAACTGGGAATGCCGGCCAGGTCCGATGGTCGCTGGCTGGGATCCCTATCAAGTGCTGCCCACGATCACCCAACGTGGGATCGACTTCATCCACCAACAGAAGGACAGCGACCAGCCGTTCTTTCTGTACTTTGCCTTTCCGTCACCCCATGCACCGATCATCCCCAACGATTCGTTCGACGGCAAATCCCAGGCTGGCCCCTACGGCGACTTCGTTTGCGAGACGGACGATTCGGTCGGTCGGCTGTTGGCCGCGTTGGAACAATCCGGTCAGTCCCAGAACACGATCGTGATCTTCTCTGCCGACAATGGCCCGGAAAAATATGCATACGCGCGTGACCAAAAATTCGATCACTGGTCATCGGCGCCGCTGCGTGGACTGAAACGAGACGTCTACGAAGGCGGCCACCACGTGCCGATGATCATCCGTTGGCCTGGCGTTACCCAAGCCGGCCAAGTCAACGACGCGTTGGTTTCCCAGATCGACCTGATGGCGACGCTGGCCGGCTACCTGAACGTTGACCTGCCCGCTGATGCGGCCGAAGATTCACACGATTTGATGCCGCTGCTGACCGGCCAAGCAGAATCGGTCCGCCAAGAACACGTCCACAACACCTTCGACGGCCAGTACGCGATTCGCAGCGGACCATGGTTGCTGGTCGATGCCAAGAACGGATACCGCAGCCAACGCGACCAGGCTTGGGAAACCAAACACGGCTACGCCGCCGACGATGATCAGCCCGCCGAACTTTATCACCTGGGCAACGACATCGGGCAACGCCACAACTTGGCCGCCGACCATCCTGAAAAGGTCAGCAGGCTGCGTGCCAAACTGCAACAGATTCGCGATGCTGGGAAATCAGCACCTCGGCTAGCAAACTGA
- a CDS encoding sulfatase family protein encodes MNLPDLKLPHLIALLLIACSHPAAAIAADAVRPNVVLVLCDDIRWDALSCAGHPHLKTPEIDSLAAEGLYFENIFCTTSLCSPSRASILSGLYAHAHGITNNFTDYPESLASFPRQLQKSGYQTAYIGKWHMGEQNDQPRPGFDHFVTHKGQGKYFDTEFNTNGTGGKVVPGYYTTVVTDMAIEWLKQPRDQPFALMIGQKAPHSFYLPEPKHEHAFDHVEINYPHSSFQLHDKPQWIQQRLKTWHGIYGPLFDWRKDFPDTSAAGVVDFSEMVRNYWGTILSVDESVGRLKQHLKATGQFDNTVFIFMGDNGLLEGEHGMVDKRTAHEPSMRVPMIIRYPGLTPDGPQRIKGQVMTVDVAPTILDLCGAEPLPHAHGKSIQPLVAGDTDQWRTSLFYYYNYEKQFPYTPNVRALRTDRWKYIRYPHGDGSPDRHMAELYDLENDPSESVNLAQAAEHQERILGLRAELERLMKEAGIDNDTMPLDEGIGSELPDKAIR; translated from the coding sequence ATGAACCTGCCTGACTTGAAACTGCCACACCTGATTGCCCTGCTGCTAATCGCGTGCTCGCACCCTGCCGCCGCGATCGCCGCCGACGCGGTCCGTCCGAACGTCGTCCTGGTGCTGTGCGACGACATCCGCTGGGACGCACTTTCCTGTGCCGGACACCCGCATTTAAAAACCCCCGAAATCGATTCACTGGCCGCCGAGGGCCTGTATTTCGAAAACATATTCTGCACGACCAGCCTGTGTTCGCCCAGCCGTGCATCGATCCTAAGCGGGCTGTACGCCCACGCGCACGGGATCACCAACAACTTTACCGACTATCCCGAATCGCTAGCCAGCTTCCCGCGTCAATTGCAAAAGTCCGGTTACCAAACCGCGTACATCGGCAAATGGCACATGGGCGAACAGAACGATCAGCCCCGCCCAGGCTTCGACCACTTCGTGACACACAAAGGGCAGGGTAAGTACTTTGACACCGAATTCAACACCAACGGAACCGGCGGCAAGGTCGTGCCCGGTTACTACACCACCGTCGTCACCGACATGGCGATCGAATGGCTAAAACAGCCGCGTGATCAACCTTTTGCATTGATGATCGGCCAAAAGGCTCCGCACAGTTTCTATCTGCCCGAACCGAAACACGAACATGCCTTTGATCATGTCGAAATCAACTACCCGCATTCGTCATTCCAATTGCACGACAAACCGCAATGGATCCAACAACGTCTGAAGACATGGCACGGCATCTACGGGCCTCTGTTTGATTGGCGAAAAGACTTCCCGGACACTAGCGCCGCCGGCGTCGTCGACTTTTCGGAAATGGTTCGCAACTATTGGGGGACCATCCTGTCCGTCGACGAAAGTGTCGGGCGACTGAAACAACACTTGAAGGCAACCGGCCAGTTCGACAATACGGTGTTCATCTTCATGGGCGACAACGGGCTGCTAGAAGGCGAACATGGCATGGTCGACAAACGGACCGCGCATGAACCCAGCATGCGAGTCCCGATGATCATTCGCTATCCCGGACTAACCCCCGATGGCCCCCAGCGAATTAAGGGACAAGTGATGACCGTCGACGTGGCACCGACCATTTTGGATCTATGCGGCGCCGAACCACTGCCGCACGCCCACGGCAAGTCGATCCAACCGTTGGTCGCCGGCGACACCGACCAATGGCGGACGTCGTTGTTCTATTACTACAACTACGAAAAGCAGTTCCCCTACACACCCAATGTCCGCGCACTGCGAACGGATCGCTGGAAATACATTCGCTACCCGCACGGCGATGGCAGCCCGGACCGCCACATGGCCGAACTATACGACCTCGAAAACGATCCGAGCGAATCGGTGAACCTGGCACAGGCCGCCGAGCACCAAGAACGAATCCTGGGACTGCGGGCGGAACTGGAACGATTGATGAAGGAAGCCGGCATCGACAACGACACCATGCCGCTGGACGAAGGAATCGGCAGCGAATTGCCCGATAAAGCGATTCGCTAA
- a CDS encoding HD domain-containing protein, with amino-acid sequence MSSSKLRRQIAWSAARLMHSRVVTEYYQAKQKAARQTGRGWVKPSDLPSNAEIREQVQILSRLHEGHGPPGENDPSDRLRRMRVRGLWWMNQLHEFHPKLIGSVLTGGIRDGSDIDIHVFTNHPDVISQRLDSLGASHTIQRKRLVKNNELRVYTHIHVRDEFPIELTVYSTSQLGFRFRSSITGKPIERVSKDDLEKLIQIEHGFDPSQLHQCLDDMDTRPDRWSVFLALLLPLENVRENPKVHPEGDVLHHSLQVYDLAQDESAYDEEFLLAALLHDIGKAIDKDDHVAAGLEALDGFISERTAWLIGHHMEAHRVRDHSIGARRRKRLTAHPWFDDLMRLNDCDVAGRVAGAQTSSVEDALDSIEQLEEMFG; translated from the coding sequence ATGTCGTCCTCCAAACTTCGCCGCCAGATCGCCTGGTCGGCAGCCCGCTTGATGCACAGCCGTGTTGTCACGGAATACTACCAAGCGAAACAGAAAGCAGCTCGCCAAACTGGGCGTGGTTGGGTCAAACCATCCGATCTGCCCAGCAACGCTGAGATTCGCGAACAAGTGCAGATTCTCTCGCGTCTCCACGAAGGCCACGGGCCGCCCGGCGAAAACGATCCGTCCGATCGGCTGCGGCGGATGCGGGTCCGGGGACTGTGGTGGATGAATCAACTGCACGAATTTCATCCCAAGTTGATCGGCAGCGTGCTGACCGGCGGCATTCGCGATGGTTCGGATATCGACATCCATGTCTTTACCAACCACCCCGACGTCATCTCGCAGCGTCTGGATTCGTTGGGGGCATCCCATACGATCCAGCGGAAACGGTTGGTCAAGAACAACGAGTTGCGGGTCTACACACACATCCACGTCCGCGACGAATTTCCCATCGAACTGACGGTGTATTCGACGTCTCAGTTGGGCTTTCGATTCCGCAGTTCGATCACCGGAAAACCAATCGAGCGGGTCTCGAAGGACGATCTAGAAAAGTTGATCCAGATCGAACATGGGTTTGATCCGAGTCAACTGCATCAGTGTCTCGATGACATGGACACCCGCCCGGATCGATGGAGTGTTTTCCTGGCCCTGCTGCTGCCGCTGGAGAACGTTCGCGAGAATCCGAAGGTTCACCCCGAGGGCGACGTCTTGCATCACAGTCTGCAGGTTTACGATCTGGCCCAAGACGAATCGGCATACGACGAAGAATTTTTGTTGGCGGCTTTGCTGCACGACATCGGCAAAGCAATCGACAAAGACGATCACGTGGCCGCCGGGTTGGAAGCGTTGGATGGATTCATTTCCGAGCGTACCGCGTGGCTGATCGGTCATCATATGGAAGCGCATCGAGTGCGCGACCACAGCATCGGGGCTCGTCGGCGAAAGCGATTGACAGCGCATCCCTGGTTCGATGATCTGATGCGGTTGAACGACTGTGACGTGGCAGGCCGGGTCGCCGGTGCCCAGACGTCGTCGGTGGAAGACGCGCTTGATTCCATCGAACAGCTAGAAGAAATGTTCGGCTGA
- a CDS encoding ATP-binding protein, translating to MSDETMNARRIFSSPKAISLLLGLLGILLSWWLAGVEARRFQSESRSNVVQQLGTVRAAVESSLNKRIYLTLGLRAFVSTHPDLNDQEFANFASALMAEGNGIRSVTLIQDNQISDIYPLQGNELAIGLNLLEMPEQRNDFLRAIETKQPWLSPPIRLVQGGEAFANRAPVYVKSDDAAENERYWGMVSILINKQELLDDIVDGLPDSLQLAIRARSSQDQSILYFYGDKSIETTEPLTLDVNLPTGNWQVMGVPTDGWQQRSPASSVIAWFGTIASIGLAALTFLLMRSNTHLRTARHTAENAADELSRKNEDLEAFVRTASHDLRAPLRHIDAFCQILAEDAADRLNENDQDCLNKIQRSSGVMSRLLASLLAFARTGCEGLAMETFDLKQMVHDVVSRLPAQDVDRVQVGNLPSIRGDRTLLPQVIQNLVENGLKYNNSEDASIQINATTSANEVTITVADNGIGMAENVIDRIFKPGVRAVSSADYSGSGFGLAICERIIKAHHGKIWVESKVGDGSTFHVSLPTV from the coding sequence GTGAGTGACGAGACAATGAACGCAAGGCGGATTTTCTCGTCACCCAAGGCCATCAGCCTTTTGCTTGGATTGCTGGGGATCCTGCTTTCGTGGTGGTTGGCCGGTGTCGAAGCGAGACGTTTCCAATCCGAGTCCCGCAGCAACGTGGTGCAACAACTTGGAACGGTACGTGCGGCGGTCGAAAGTTCGTTGAACAAACGAATCTATTTGACGCTAGGCCTACGCGCATTCGTTTCGACGCACCCCGATTTGAACGATCAGGAATTTGCAAACTTCGCCAGTGCCCTGATGGCTGAGGGCAACGGCATCCGAAGTGTGACGTTGATCCAAGACAACCAGATCAGCGATATCTACCCGCTTCAGGGCAACGAGCTAGCGATCGGCCTGAACCTGCTAGAAATGCCGGAACAACGCAACGATTTCCTTCGGGCCATCGAAACAAAACAACCCTGGCTTTCCCCGCCCATCCGCCTGGTTCAGGGTGGCGAGGCGTTTGCCAACCGGGCTCCCGTCTATGTGAAATCGGACGACGCTGCCGAAAACGAACGGTACTGGGGGATGGTGTCGATCCTGATCAACAAGCAAGAACTTTTGGACGACATCGTTGACGGCCTACCGGATTCACTGCAACTAGCGATTCGCGCACGGTCGTCACAGGACCAGTCCATCCTTTATTTCTACGGCGACAAGTCGATCGAGACGACCGAACCGTTGACCCTAGATGTCAATCTTCCCACCGGGAACTGGCAGGTGATGGGAGTCCCCACCGATGGCTGGCAGCAGCGTTCGCCGGCGTCCTCGGTGATCGCTTGGTTTGGCACGATCGCGTCGATTGGCTTGGCCGCTTTGACGTTCTTGCTGATGCGGTCCAACACACACCTGCGAACCGCACGACATACGGCCGAAAACGCAGCCGACGAACTGTCGCGAAAGAACGAGGATCTAGAAGCTTTCGTGCGAACCGCATCCCACGACCTTCGCGCACCACTGCGGCACATCGATGCCTTCTGCCAAATCCTGGCCGAAGACGCTGCCGACCGACTGAACGAGAACGACCAGGACTGCCTGAACAAGATCCAACGGTCCAGCGGCGTGATGTCGCGTCTGCTGGCTAGCCTGCTGGCGTTCGCCAGGACGGGGTGTGAAGGACTGGCGATGGAAACCTTCGACCTGAAACAGATGGTCCACGACGTGGTCAGCCGCCTACCCGCCCAAGATGTCGACCGAGTGCAGGTGGGCAACCTGCCATCGATCCGCGGTGACCGAACGCTCTTGCCGCAAGTGATTCAGAACTTGGTCGAAAACGGGCTGAAGTACAACAATTCCGAGGATGCCAGCATCCAAATCAACGCGACCACATCCGCAAACGAAGTCACCATCACCGTCGCCGACAATGGAATTGGCATGGCCGAAAATGTGATCGATCGAATCTTCAAGCCCGGCGTCCGGGCCGTCAGTTCCGCAGATTACAGCGGTTCGGGATTCGGACTAGCGATTTGCGAACGCATCATCAAAGCCCATCATGGCAAGATTTGGGTCGAATCGAAGGTTGGCGACGGTTCAACGTTCCATGTTTCGTTGCCCACCGTTTGA